A stretch of the Sphingobacterium thalpophilum genome encodes the following:
- the metE gene encoding 5-methyltetrahydropteroyltriglutamate--homocysteine S-methyltransferase — MLLTNNLGYPRVGAFRELKKANEAYWAKKSSVEELLEAAKKIREGNWKTQKDAGIDLIPSNDFSFYDQVLDLSLTVGAIPARYHSLLSKVDNNYSLDLYFAMARGFQQDGIDVTAMEMTKWLDTNYHYMVPEFTKDQQFKLTSEKFLNEYNEARSLGIETKPVLLGPITYLLIGKEKEAGFNRIDLLDRLIPVYEQILAKLAEAGAQYVQIDEPFLALDLDEKVKALYQPTFEKLAAAAKNIKLIATTYFEALKDNEDIAVNLPVHALHLDLVRGENQLDTVLPKVPASLTLSLGIVEGRNIWKNDYEKSLVKIKQAVDALGKDRVWIAPSSSLLHVPFDLDNEHNEQSLPAEVKNWLAFAKQKLAEVKDLAVLADGEVDAATAERFEANKAAAESRRTSPLIHRPEVKERTNNITDDDAKRTSPFAVRKAAQQAKFNLPAFPTTTIGSFPQTKDVRKWRADLKKGAITQEEYDKAIAEETENTIRLQEQLDIDVLVHGEFERNDMVEYFGEQLAGYAFTQNGWVQSYGSRCVKPPIIYGDVYRPKDMTVRWSSYAQSLTNRPVKGMLTGPVTILQWSFVRNDQPRSTTTYQIALAILDEVQALEKAGIKIIQIDEPAIREGLPLRKADQKDYLNWAVRAFRVSSSNVADDTQIHTHMCYSEFNNVIEDIAAMDADVITIETSRSQMKLLNAFAGDFKYPNDIGPGVYDIHSPRVPSKDEMVDLLRKAKAVVPAEQLWVNPDCGLKTRAWPETKAALESMVEAAKTLRAE, encoded by the coding sequence ATGTTATTGACTAACAATTTAGGTTACCCGCGTGTGGGCGCATTCCGCGAATTGAAAAAAGCCAATGAGGCCTATTGGGCTAAAAAATCTTCTGTTGAGGAATTATTGGAGGCAGCAAAAAAAATTCGTGAGGGCAATTGGAAAACGCAAAAAGATGCTGGAATAGATTTAATTCCTTCTAACGACTTTTCTTTTTATGATCAGGTACTGGACTTAAGCCTTACGGTAGGTGCAATTCCAGCCCGATACCACTCACTATTGAGCAAGGTAGATAATAATTACAGCTTAGATTTATATTTTGCTATGGCTCGTGGTTTCCAGCAAGATGGAATCGACGTGACTGCCATGGAAATGACCAAGTGGTTGGATACCAACTACCATTACATGGTGCCTGAATTCACCAAGGACCAACAATTCAAGTTGACTTCTGAAAAATTTCTGAATGAATATAACGAAGCGAGATCGTTGGGCATCGAAACGAAACCAGTTTTATTGGGCCCGATCACTTACCTATTGATCGGTAAAGAGAAAGAAGCTGGATTCAACCGCATCGACCTATTGGACAGATTAATTCCTGTATACGAACAGATCTTAGCTAAATTGGCTGAGGCCGGTGCGCAATACGTTCAGATTGATGAGCCATTCCTTGCATTGGATCTGGATGAAAAAGTAAAAGCGCTGTATCAGCCTACTTTTGAGAAGCTGGCAGCTGCAGCCAAAAACATTAAATTGATCGCGACAACTTATTTCGAAGCTTTAAAAGACAATGAGGATATCGCTGTCAATTTGCCGGTTCATGCCTTGCATTTGGATCTGGTACGCGGCGAAAATCAACTGGATACCGTATTACCAAAAGTACCTGCCTCTCTAACCCTATCTTTGGGTATTGTGGAAGGGCGTAACATCTGGAAAAACGACTATGAAAAATCGTTGGTTAAAATCAAACAGGCCGTAGATGCTCTGGGCAAAGACCGCGTCTGGATCGCGCCATCATCATCACTACTGCATGTTCCGTTCGACCTGGACAACGAACACAACGAGCAGTCATTACCGGCTGAGGTGAAAAATTGGCTGGCTTTCGCAAAACAAAAATTAGCCGAAGTAAAAGACCTTGCTGTATTGGCAGATGGTGAAGTAGACGCTGCGACCGCAGAACGCTTTGAAGCAAACAAAGCTGCTGCAGAAAGCCGCCGTACTTCCCCATTGATCCATAGACCCGAAGTAAAAGAACGCACCAACAATATCACCGATGACGATGCAAAACGTACATCACCATTCGCTGTACGTAAAGCTGCACAACAGGCTAAATTTAACTTGCCTGCATTTCCAACGACGACAATCGGTTCTTTCCCACAGACAAAAGATGTGCGCAAATGGAGAGCAGACTTGAAAAAAGGCGCTATAACGCAAGAAGAATACGATAAAGCAATCGCAGAGGAAACAGAAAATACAATCCGTCTGCAGGAGCAATTGGACATCGATGTATTGGTGCACGGCGAATTCGAACGTAATGACATGGTCGAGTACTTCGGCGAACAGCTGGCTGGATATGCGTTCACGCAAAATGGCTGGGTGCAGTCATACGGCTCGCGTTGTGTAAAACCACCGATTATCTACGGAGATGTGTACCGTCCAAAAGATATGACCGTACGTTGGTCATCCTATGCACAGTCCTTGACAAACCGCCCTGTAAAGGGAATGTTGACCGGTCCTGTAACGATTCTACAATGGTCTTTTGTACGTAACGATCAACCTCGTTCAACGACGACTTACCAAATCGCGCTGGCCATTCTGGACGAAGTACAAGCATTGGAAAAAGCAGGGATCAAGATTATTCAGATTGACGAGCCTGCAATCCGTGAAGGGTTGCCATTGCGCAAAGCTGACCAAAAAGACTACCTCAACTGGGCAGTACGTGCGTTCCGTGTATCTTCATCCAACGTTGCCGATGATACACAGATCCATACACACATGTGCTATTCAGAGTTCAATAATGTGATTGAAGACATCGCTGCTATGGATGCCGACGTCATCACAATTGAAACTTCACGTTCACAGATGAAACTATTGAATGCTTTCGCCGGAGATTTCAAATATCCAAATGATATTGGCCCGGGCGTTTACGACATCCACTCTCCACGTGTACCGAGCAAAGACGAGATGGTAGACCTATTGCGTAAAGCAAAAGCGGTCGTTCCAGCTGAACAACTTTGGGTCAATCCTGACTGTGGACTGAAAACTCGCGCATGGCCAGAAACCAAAGCAGCTTTAGAGTCTATGGTTGAAGCAGCAAAAACTTTAAGAGCCGAATAA
- a CDS encoding single-stranded DNA-binding protein, whose amino-acid sequence MSTLRNKVQLIGHLGNDPVIKTTTTGTSYSILRLATNDLFKNKAGEWVEEVQWHTLVVWGNQNNTIEKKCSRGTKLMVEGKLTYRQYENADGLKQYVTEIKVDSFLILSERNSPKDDLPAPEEQEEDPLPF is encoded by the coding sequence ATGAGTACATTAAGAAACAAAGTACAGTTAATTGGTCATTTAGGAAATGATCCTGTCATCAAAACCACGACTACGGGGACAAGTTATTCGATTCTGCGCCTTGCCACCAACGACCTTTTCAAGAACAAAGCCGGTGAGTGGGTGGAAGAAGTACAGTGGCACACACTCGTCGTCTGGGGCAACCAGAATAATACCATCGAAAAAAAATGTAGCCGTGGGACTAAATTAATGGTCGAAGGCAAACTTACCTATCGGCAATATGAGAACGCAGACGGCCTTAAACAATATGTAACAGAAATAAAGGTAGACAGTTTCCTGATCTTGTCCGAGCGAAATTCTCCAAAAGACGATCTGCCTGCGCCAGAGGAACAAGAAGAGGATCCATTACCCTTCTAG
- a CDS encoding helix-turn-helix domain-containing protein: protein MSNVGNNIKKLRKVKGLSQQAFGDIFNLTRGNISSYEEMRAEPKIEIVLKIANYFGIPVQHLIEKNLSVNEILNFNDYFQPEISMASTKRLVQVPLLQRENLLDVFSYLTRLSELPVIEFPLQSRSRFMAVEFVDTIPAPGDFKVNAQSVLFFEEVDIELLHTLPDSFGLYFSSGEFFIGKYLLEEKEISLVLNAWKKVDFVLAEKAYFWKLYGKFERV, encoded by the coding sequence ATGAGTAACGTCGGAAACAATATTAAGAAGCTGAGAAAAGTGAAGGGATTGAGTCAGCAGGCCTTTGGGGATATTTTTAACCTTACTAGGGGGAATATTTCATCTTACGAAGAGATGCGTGCCGAACCGAAGATTGAAATTGTTTTGAAGATTGCAAATTATTTTGGCATTCCTGTGCAACATCTTATTGAGAAGAATTTATCGGTCAACGAGATTCTGAATTTTAACGATTATTTTCAGCCGGAAATTTCTATGGCAAGTACAAAGCGGCTGGTGCAGGTTCCGTTGTTGCAGCGGGAAAATCTACTGGATGTATTCAGTTACCTGACCAGGTTGAGTGAACTGCCGGTCATTGAATTTCCATTACAAAGCAGAAGTCGCTTCATGGCTGTGGAGTTTGTCGATACCATTCCTGCTCCCGGTGATTTTAAAGTGAATGCACAATCTGTTTTGTTTTTTGAGGAAGTTGATATAGAACTTCTGCATACGCTTCCTGACAGTTTCGGTCTTTATTTTTCGTCCGGTGAATTTTTTATAGGCAAGTACCTTCTTGAAGAGAAGGAGATCAGTTTGGTATTGAATGCCTGGAAAAAAGTGGACTTTGTGTTGGCAGAGAAGGCTTACTTCTGGAAGCTATACGGAAAATTTGAACGCGTCTAA
- a CDS encoding YbjN domain-containing protein, protein MYFSKIENYIANIGYHITHKDEKEGVFVIENEDDGIRNLIVGIAQPIIIFEQYLFTITNENIDMFKSLLIKNRDIIHGGFALTEDGRKVIFRYTLQIHNLDQNEFDAAINSLSLLISEYYNQLISFSKL, encoded by the coding sequence ATGTACTTCTCAAAAATTGAAAATTATATCGCCAATATAGGTTATCACATTACCCATAAGGACGAAAAAGAAGGTGTATTTGTTATCGAAAATGAAGATGACGGCATCCGCAATCTTATTGTCGGGATTGCACAACCCATCATCATATTTGAGCAGTATCTTTTTACCATAACCAACGAAAATATTGACATGTTCAAATCCCTGCTGATCAAGAATAGAGATATTATCCACGGCGGATTTGCGTTAACAGAGGATGGCCGGAAAGTGATCTTCCGGTACACTTTACAAATACACAATCTAGATCAGAATGAATTCGATGCGGCCATTAATTCGCTAAGTCTTTTGATCAGCGAATATTACAATCAATTAATAAGTTTTTCAAAATTATAG
- a CDS encoding PspA/IM30 family protein gives MNIFKRIFRIGQAEIHAVVDKMEDPIKMTEQGIREMKEDLEQSLEAYAKVKALAIRTQNNGEKKKEEANAFEDKAILLLKKAQNAELTADKAEGLAKEALLLKKQLLIEAAELEKQAAIHQRSAEELHKNVDILKFNITKWENELSTLKARVKVSNAAKMVNRQLANIDSNSTISMLERMKEKVEEDEALAKAYGEIAAGNKSKIDEINETIGGSDTVNNELEELKKKLDNDEKI, from the coding sequence ATGAATATTTTTAAGAGAATTTTCAGAATCGGTCAGGCCGAAATCCACGCTGTAGTGGACAAAATGGAAGACCCCATCAAGATGACGGAACAGGGTATCCGTGAAATGAAAGAAGACCTGGAACAATCACTGGAGGCTTATGCAAAAGTAAAAGCCTTGGCGATACGTACCCAGAACAATGGTGAAAAGAAAAAAGAAGAAGCGAATGCGTTCGAAGATAAAGCCATATTGTTGTTGAAGAAAGCCCAGAATGCAGAGCTTACAGCCGATAAAGCAGAAGGCTTAGCAAAGGAGGCTCTATTACTGAAAAAACAATTATTGATCGAAGCAGCTGAATTGGAAAAACAGGCAGCCATACACCAGAGGTCTGCAGAAGAACTGCACAAAAATGTAGATATCCTCAAATTCAACATCACCAAGTGGGAAAATGAGTTATCGACGTTAAAGGCTAGAGTGAAAGTTTCCAACGCGGCCAAAATGGTCAATCGTCAACTGGCCAATATCGATTCTAATAGCACCATCTCTATGCTCGAACGCATGAAAGAGAAGGTGGAAGAAGACGAAGCACTGGCCAAAGCCTACGGAGAGATCGCGGCAGGCAACAAAAGCAAAATCGATGAAATTAATGAGACTATCGGCGGCTCGGATACCGTCAATAATGAGCTTGAAGAGTTAAAGAAAAAATTAGATAACGATGAAAAAATTTGA
- a CDS encoding DUF4177 domain-containing protein encodes MKKFEYKTVKIEPTGFWGTKLEPEMIDKILNDLGNQGWELIAMQDLEVNGNSWSFHYTFKREKI; translated from the coding sequence ATGAAAAAATTTGAATATAAAACTGTCAAGATAGAGCCAACAGGTTTTTGGGGAACCAAGCTGGAGCCAGAAATGATAGATAAGATCTTGAATGACCTGGGCAACCAAGGCTGGGAATTAATTGCCATGCAAGACCTCGAGGTCAATGGCAACTCATGGTCCTTCCACTACACATTCAAAAGAGAGAAAATCTAA
- a CDS encoding OB-fold-containig protein, which produces MAELINILFNPLSNGIMTVLTGLSVVYWLFMFLMGDGVHLFDADADIDVHPTPDVAEVDGSHEADGPDQAHQQHGHADSHSELGFFAKAMDYINVGKVPIMLIVTLFKFVGWVITILSSLFIDVASWGIKSVLILIPVFIITFILMHFLTKPLARMFKNIGYNGEESHDFLGRMGKMRASIEGKKIGSAEFIIQQDPIRLNVVSHNGDKISYGDDVIIVDESKDKKYYYVTKEITIENI; this is translated from the coding sequence ATGGCAGAACTAATCAATATCTTATTCAACCCATTGTCAAATGGAATTATGACTGTCCTTACCGGGCTGTCCGTAGTGTATTGGTTATTTATGTTCTTAATGGGCGATGGTGTGCATCTATTTGACGCGGATGCGGATATAGATGTACACCCTACTCCGGATGTTGCGGAAGTTGACGGTTCCCATGAGGCGGACGGACCGGATCAGGCTCATCAGCAGCACGGTCATGCTGACAGCCACAGCGAGCTCGGCTTTTTCGCCAAAGCAATGGATTACATCAATGTAGGAAAAGTACCCATCATGCTGATCGTCACCCTCTTTAAGTTTGTAGGATGGGTGATCACAATCTTGTCATCATTATTTATCGATGTCGCCTCCTGGGGCATAAAGTCCGTTCTGATCCTGATACCTGTATTTATCATCACTTTTATCCTGATGCATTTTCTTACCAAACCGCTAGCAAGAATGTTTAAAAATATCGGGTACAATGGCGAAGAAAGCCATGACTTTCTCGGCCGCATGGGTAAAATGCGTGCCAGTATTGAAGGTAAAAAAATTGGCTCAGCCGAATTTATTATCCAGCAAGATCCGATCCGCCTGAATGTCGTCAGTCACAATGGAGATAAAATCAGCTATGGAGACGATGTCATCATCGTTGATGAATCCAAAGACAAGAAGTATTATTATGTTACCAAAGAAATCACTATAGAAAATATTTGA
- a CDS encoding flotillin family protein has product MLYQPLLFLSGLNGIILLIVGLAVFLIFAFFVVLSAFYKKIPQGKAIVRTGVGGTKVAFNKGMYVVPVFHKMEIMDISIKKIEIARMQGEGLICKDNIRADIKVAFFVRVNKNVDDVVNVAQNLGCDRASEPETLKNIFESKFSEALKTVGKKFDFIELYEARREFRDEILDIIGTDLNGYILDDCAIDYLEQTDIEHLNPNNILDSEGIKKITELTAKQNINANFIRRDEEKLIKKQNVEAREAILELDRQLAEKEEKQKREIDNIRAREEAEIAKVREEERLKYESVRIATEEQLAVQEENKLRQIIIAEKNKQRTAAVETERVEKDRALEQTERERIVTLAQIDKERSIETEKKSIQNVIKERVQLEKGVIEEQQGVRDIEVFREVERKKQAGVIAASQEAEEKLISTVKAAEAAKIAAEQEAEKKVIDAEAARKIAEKRAQELLIDAEAKKEASLKEAESRKIIAEAQAKEEAALGLSEAEVMVAKAEAEEKQGTVEAAIIEKKAEAMRKEGLAQAEVVREKALAEAKGIEEKAEAMKKLDGVGKDHEEFKLQLQKERDIDLAQINIQKDIAAAQAGVLSEALKSAKIDIVGGETLFFENIVRQVSNAKGFDQLIDNSRHASDIKAALLGPDGKGDLADKVRGLADKYGISSNDIKNLTVSAALIKLQQAASAADNSEDTGFINSLFGLAKNLGISNKKIGS; this is encoded by the coding sequence ATGCTATATCAACCTCTTTTATTTTTGAGCGGCCTGAACGGAATAATCCTTCTGATCGTCGGGCTTGCTGTCTTTTTGATTTTTGCATTCTTCGTCGTACTGAGTGCATTTTATAAAAAAATACCGCAGGGCAAGGCAATCGTACGGACCGGGGTCGGCGGCACTAAAGTCGCCTTCAACAAAGGAATGTATGTGGTGCCTGTCTTCCATAAGATGGAAATCATGGATATCTCGATCAAAAAAATTGAGATCGCCCGTATGCAGGGTGAAGGCTTGATCTGCAAAGACAATATCCGTGCGGATATTAAGGTAGCTTTCTTTGTCCGAGTCAATAAGAACGTGGATGATGTGGTCAATGTCGCGCAAAATCTCGGATGTGACCGCGCCAGCGAGCCCGAAACCCTAAAGAATATTTTTGAATCCAAATTTTCTGAAGCACTGAAAACCGTCGGTAAAAAGTTTGATTTTATCGAACTATATGAAGCCCGTCGAGAGTTCCGAGACGAAATCCTGGACATCATCGGCACTGACCTCAATGGTTATATATTGGACGACTGTGCCATTGATTACCTCGAACAGACAGATATTGAACACCTCAACCCAAACAATATTTTGGATAGTGAAGGTATCAAAAAAATCACCGAACTGACCGCAAAGCAAAATATCAATGCCAATTTTATCCGCCGTGATGAGGAAAAACTGATCAAGAAACAGAATGTTGAAGCCCGCGAAGCTATTTTGGAACTGGACCGCCAGCTTGCTGAGAAAGAAGAAAAGCAAAAGCGTGAAATTGACAACATTCGAGCACGCGAAGAAGCGGAAATCGCCAAGGTCCGCGAAGAAGAACGCTTAAAATATGAAAGTGTGCGTATTGCGACAGAAGAACAGCTCGCCGTGCAGGAAGAAAACAAATTGCGACAGATCATTATTGCTGAGAAAAATAAACAGCGAACCGCCGCTGTCGAAACAGAACGCGTGGAAAAAGACCGTGCTTTGGAACAGACAGAACGGGAACGGATTGTTACCTTGGCACAGATCGACAAAGAGCGTTCGATTGAAACGGAGAAAAAAAGTATCCAGAACGTGATCAAAGAACGTGTGCAACTGGAGAAAGGTGTTATCGAAGAACAACAAGGTGTCAGAGATATTGAGGTGTTCCGCGAGGTAGAGCGTAAGAAACAGGCCGGCGTGATTGCAGCATCGCAAGAAGCCGAAGAAAAATTAATCTCTACTGTAAAAGCAGCCGAAGCCGCGAAGATTGCTGCTGAACAAGAAGCTGAGAAAAAAGTAATTGACGCTGAAGCTGCGCGTAAAATTGCCGAAAAGCGGGCTCAGGAACTATTGATTGATGCCGAGGCGAAAAAAGAAGCTTCACTCAAAGAAGCCGAAAGCCGAAAAATTATAGCCGAAGCTCAAGCGAAAGAAGAAGCAGCCTTAGGTCTATCAGAAGCCGAAGTAATGGTTGCAAAAGCGGAAGCCGAAGAGAAACAAGGCACCGTCGAAGCGGCTATCATCGAGAAAAAAGCGGAAGCTATGCGCAAAGAAGGCTTAGCTCAGGCAGAAGTTGTCCGCGAAAAGGCACTAGCAGAAGCAAAAGGAATAGAAGAAAAAGCCGAAGCCATGAAAAAACTCGATGGTGTGGGTAAAGATCACGAAGAGTTCAAACTGCAATTACAGAAAGAACGCGATATCGATCTTGCACAGATCAATATCCAGAAAGATATTGCCGCCGCACAGGCTGGCGTGCTGTCGGAAGCGCTCAAATCCGCCAAAATCGACATCGTCGGTGGCGAAACCCTGTTCTTCGAGAATATCGTCCGTCAAGTGTCCAACGCTAAGGGCTTCGATCAGCTGATCGATAACTCCAGACATGCGAGCGATATCAAGGCCGCACTGCTGGGGCCGGATGGAAAGGGCGACCTTGCCGACAAAGTCCGGGGGCTCGCTGATAAATATGGTATCTCTTCCAATGATATCAAAAACCTGACCGTCTCTGCTGCGCTGATTAAACTACAGCAGGCAGCTTCTGCTGCTGACAACAGCGAAGACACTGGATTTATCAATTCGCTATTCGGACTAGCGAAAAATCTGGGAATATCGAACAAAAAAATAGGTTCATAA
- a CDS encoding serine hydrolase domain-containing protein encodes MIRISILYALLVMQVCVTHAQTVQQRLDSLFQSLDKDGELSGAFLVVDSGKIVYEHYTGFENPAKTEKITSHSRFELASVSKQFTAMAIMQLEELGKLSYEDDITRYFPQLKFKDVRIKNLLRHTAGIPEFLGWDPKWIDTKKINTNQDILKVIEAKIDSTAFKPGDQYAYSNTNYVLLSLIVEKVSGQPFADYMHQHIFKPAGMKSTSVFSARSHKADLKNYAKGMAYDAKTKSFKLVDNMAGFGYVSYFDSITGPYGISSTAQDLFKWNQAIQNNVLLKRDNFLKAISIDTLNSGKPIKMGGLYYGFGWLFTDSTDNANKMHFHTGGYPGYKSILVRDFKNQRYFIALLNKWNTIDVYPLTTGVNACFQHKNVPKIEREPLNGATTLMDFQIKQLLGTYEFAQQPQLKFKITADEQGNLFAQLSGQSTVQVYPKNDLELFYTVVQAELKFSKDNDQVTALTLYQNGQELKFNKVK; translated from the coding sequence ATGATTCGAATTTCGATTCTTTATGCCCTGCTAGTTATGCAGGTTTGCGTTACTCACGCACAGACTGTGCAGCAGCGGTTAGATTCATTGTTTCAGTCGCTCGACAAGGATGGCGAATTAAGCGGCGCATTTCTCGTAGTAGACAGCGGTAAAATTGTGTACGAACATTATACAGGCTTCGAAAACCCAGCAAAAACGGAAAAGATAACTAGCCATAGCCGCTTTGAACTGGCTTCGGTAAGCAAACAGTTTACAGCCATGGCCATTATGCAGCTGGAAGAGCTGGGCAAACTTTCGTATGAAGATGATATCACCCGGTACTTCCCGCAATTGAAATTTAAAGATGTACGGATTAAAAACCTATTGCGCCATACTGCTGGAATACCCGAGTTTTTGGGCTGGGATCCAAAGTGGATCGATACAAAGAAGATAAATACAAACCAGGATATTCTTAAGGTCATTGAGGCCAAAATTGACAGCACCGCGTTTAAACCGGGCGATCAATATGCTTATTCAAACACAAATTATGTCCTCCTGTCTCTGATCGTCGAAAAAGTCTCGGGACAGCCCTTTGCAGACTATATGCACCAGCATATATTTAAACCGGCAGGAATGAAAAGCACGTCCGTATTCTCTGCACGTTCGCACAAAGCAGACCTGAAAAACTATGCAAAAGGAATGGCCTACGACGCTAAAACTAAAAGTTTTAAATTGGTTGACAACATGGCCGGCTTCGGATATGTCAGCTATTTTGACAGTATCACTGGACCGTATGGTATTAGCAGTACCGCACAGGACCTGTTTAAATGGAATCAGGCCATTCAAAACAATGTGCTTTTAAAGCGCGATAACTTTCTGAAAGCCATTTCTATCGATACGCTCAACAGCGGAAAGCCGATTAAAATGGGAGGTTTATACTACGGGTTTGGCTGGCTATTTACCGACAGTACCGACAATGCAAATAAGATGCACTTCCACACCGGCGGATATCCTGGCTACAAAAGCATTCTCGTTCGGGATTTTAAAAACCAACGTTATTTTATCGCGCTGCTGAATAAATGGAACACCATTGATGTTTATCCGCTCACGACAGGGGTCAATGCCTGCTTCCAGCACAAAAACGTGCCAAAAATAGAACGCGAACCGCTTAATGGGGCAACCACCCTGATGGACTTTCAAATAAAGCAGCTCCTGGGGACTTACGAATTTGCGCAGCAGCCCCAACTGAAATTTAAAATCACAGCCGATGAGCAAGGTAATCTATTTGCGCAGTTATCTGGCCAATCTACCGTTCAGGTGTATCCTAAAAATGACCTGGAACTATTTTATACCGTCGTGCAGGCCGAACTTAAATTCAGCAAGGACAATGACCAAGTTACAGCTCTGACGCTGTACCAAAATGGACAGGAGCTAAAATTCAACAAAGTTAAATAA